DNA from Corynebacterium aurimucosum ATCC 700975:
TAACTCGTGAATCAATTCTCGGGACTACAAACACATCAAAGATAGAGTACCAGCTTTGAATCTCAGAGCTTGGCTGTTTACCTACGAAGTGAACTCGGTTCTCTAGTTCTAATGAAGCTGCTAATGCAGCGAGCCTCCCGCGGTCTTCTCCATCTCCTACAAAAACCACTTCTATTCGCTCATCCAAGTTTGGTAAGGCGCGGATTAGTGTATCTAACCCCTCATATGACACTAGAGAACTTACCGTCCCCACGACTTTTTTGCCCCGCAGCCCCATCTGAGTTCGTATGTTTAGCGCATCTTTTCGATCGATCTGCATTCCAGAATCAATTGCATTCGGAATTGTGACTATCTTATCTTCAGAGATACCAGCCCGCACTAGCTTGTTTTTAGTCAGCTCACTTAACACTATGACCGCACTCGCCTTCACCGCAGCTTCAATTTCTTTCTGCTCAGAGTGCCGATAATGGAAAGACTTCTCTGCTTCTGTCGCTATTTTTACTGGGAACTTAGAAAGCCATGTATTGTGAGGCTCTCCTCGGATCTCGTATATCCATGGAATCCCCAGATCATGAGCTACATCAGAAACTAACGAGGCATTTTTGAAATCTGAAGTAGTCTGGATTAGGTCGATACCCCTTTCAGCACAAACACGCATTAGTAGCTTCTTTGCCAATCGGTATCTGCGATCTTCACGAAACGGCATTACCCGTGGAATTAAGGTATTCAGTCCGCTCGGTTCCTTAGCTGGCGAGGGAATCTTTCCTATAATCAATGGGTAGCCCAACCGCGTTACCGTACTAATGGAATCAACTTTTTCCCGAACAGTTTTCGTCAAGGCCGCAGTGCGGATAGTGTATCCCGATTGTGTATACGGAAGGGAGTTGTTAACGTAATACAAAATGTTGGTGCTCCCTCCCAAGCCTGTTGCTTCTCGCCCTTTATAAATCGCACCATAAAACTGATTTTCTTTGATCTTGGCAAGAATCTTTTTCGGAAAGTTTATACAACGCTTAATTAATGGCATTTTTTTAAATTCGGCTAAAGCACGATCATAATCACCAACATAAAGAAAGAAGTCTAGGCGTTCACGTCTACTCGGGGTATCTTCCTCACGGTTCCTGCCTTCGACAGCTTCAGTCCACGCTTTCACAGTGCCAATCACTTGATATCCCATGAATCGTTGGGACACCAAAAGGAAAAATCTCTTCGGTTCGATAAGTGCCTTCTTGACCGAAAAAGATACAAATACCGACAGATAGTTAATCCAACGCAATCCCCTCATCAATTAACTTTTCCAATCCAATCGATTAGCTCATCCATCCTTTTTTGGACTACCACCTCTCGCTCTCGATTGACCCACAGCCGCCCTTCATCCGATACCAGCAAACGATCTGGACACGCATATAACTCAGCAAACAATTCAGCGAGCTCTAGAGGCCGTTCCGGAGGAACAACATCGCCCGCATTCAACTCACGGATAATTTTGGCAGTCTCACCCGCCACCACCCCAGTAATGTGGACACCTGCGGACATCAATTCGTATGTTTTGGAGGGAACTGCTCTATTTAAGGGTTCCCAGTCGGTTAAATGCACTAGCGCAGTATCAGCCCAATCATAGAAGCTAACGACCTCAGAAGCAGAGCGAACATGATAGAAGGTTGCATCGACATCCTTCATGTCAGCGTATTCCCTCAAAGCATCGACGGCCGCGCCTCCCCCCACAAACGCAAGCTCAATCGGAACTCCTCGTTGTTCAGCAGTTCTTACAGCGTCAATAACATTTTTTAGGTTCTGAGCCCGTCCGAGAGTTCCAGCATAGAGGACACGAAGGGGGCGATCCACTAAGGGATTTCGGGCAGCCAGCATTGACAGACTCGCAGGAAACACGTTACGGAGTGTAACGATCTTTTGGCAATGACTTCGCTTAACTTCAGCGGATAGCTGCTTACCCAGGTCATCCGAAGTTACTATTATCGCATCCGCACGAGCCAGTAAGGCATTCAGACCTTGCTGCACTACATAGCTCAATGCCTGCAAAAGTTTTGGCTTTAGCCTCTTATGATGTGTTGGCTGCGTCTCCAATGCACGGTTCCAGCTACCGTATTCCCTCATCAAATCTGGCCATGCATCGCGTAAATCTATGACATAGGGAACCCCTGCGACCCGAGCAATTAGAAAAGAAACCACCGCAGTTGGCAGCGCCGGGACAGTCCCTACTACCGCATCAACCTTGCGGATTCCCGCCCATCGGATGGCAGCTGCAAGTAAAGCCCCCTTAGCGATAAAGGCCTGAGATAGTGCTCTCGCAATCAACGATTCACCTGAAGGAATAAATGGACTTCTGTAAATCTTTTCCCCTGCAACCCCTGATTCCGGCGCAGAGGCAATACGGAACGATTTCAATGCTTCTTTAAAAGAAACATTCCGGCGATAGTGGGGTGGCGGTGCAATAACAACAACTTCAACGCCTTTTTGAGCAAATAACCCGCTTAACCAGGTCCACCTTCGCTGGGGAACCCCATTTTCGGGATGCCAGAACTGTGAAAGAACTAGAACCTTCATCTGTCCGCCCCTCTAGGTCGAGCAATGCCTGTCTTGAAATAATACACACCGCACTATCAAGTGATGAACCTATCCCCTTCAGGACAAGTACGAAGGGCAAGATTCAAACGTATAGTTTCCCCTCAAGAAATCCAGCTCTCCCTGCGGATTTGCCATTCTAAGCACCCTCCATATATAGTTACTTCTCGTTGCACAGAGCAAAGCGATTTGCTCAGCAGCATACATATATTCCTCCATAGCTCAGTTGGCAGAGCATTCGACTGTTAATCGAAGGGTCACTGGTTCGAGCCCAGTTGGAGGAGCGAAACAGCCGCTTGCATTCCAAGCGGCTTTTTGCTTTTCATCTAGGATCTTATCCGGATTTTGGTGACTATCGTCGTGGAAATGTCGTGCCGTTTTAATCCCCGTCACCGACCTAACGCTTAACAACGTGCACGTCTACCCCTCCAAAAAGGCTAAAGCAGTTGACGACAACCTCTGGAGCGCTAGCAGGTAGGTCGGCCGGATCAATAGCACCACGGTCTACCTTGATATCGTGACCACCAAAAAGGCCGATGCCACTAACGCGAACACGGAAGCCCTCGGGAATCCATACGTCGACACCACCAAAGACTCCAATCGCTTGGATGGTGGTTACGTGTTCTCGAAGTGCAGCACCGCGTAGGTCGACATCTGTACCACCAAAAATGCCCATTGTGGTGTGGCGAGCAGCAATCGGAGTACTTCGAACCGTGGTGCCACCGAAAATGCCCAAGGAAAGGCTCTGAGCACCACTCACGGAGGGTTCGACTTGAGCTAGTGCGCGGTCAACAGTCGTAGCAAGCTCCCCATCCACAGTGTTCATCGCGTAAGAGCTCTTTGAGGCGGCCTCTTGGCTGCCAAAGAGTACTCTTCCGGGATCCTCAAGGAGATCGGAAACGAGGTCGATTAACTCGCCGCGCGTCGTCGCATCGGCGCATGCAGAGGAGCGTTCCTCAAATTCAGCGACACTGAGTTGGCCGACGGACATCGCGTCAGCCAAGACTTGAGAAACTGTGGTGCGTTGAGAATTAGTGCATTTAATGTCGCGTGGTTCCATGGCTTTACCTTACGTGGAACCGCATGAATGGGCAGGGCAACTAGAAATTGGCACCTACCCATTCACCTCATTTCGCTATAGCTCAATACCTGGGTCAAAGTCCGGCAGACGCTCCCCTACGCCGAGGAGCTCAGCAATAGCGGCAACGGCACGCTCGGCAGCCTTGCCGTCGCCATAGGGGTTAACAGCGTTGGCCATAGAGGTGTACGCGGCGTCATCATCGAGCAGAAGCTTGGCTTCCGCAACGATGAGACTACGGTTGGTGCCCACAAGCTTCACAGTGCCGGCAACAACAGCTTCAGGGCGCTCAGTGTTCTGGCGCATGACTAGGACCGGCTTCCCCAGAGCCGGTGCTTCCTCCTGGACGCCGCCGGAATCAGTCAGGATGATGGTTGCACGGTCAAGCAGCTTGGTGAACTGGTCGTACGGAAGTGGATCCGTAATGAGAACATTGGGCAAAGACTCGACTTCCGGAAGCACAGCGTCACGGACCTTCGGGTTCAGGTGCAGCGGCAGGACAAAGTTGATGTCCGAATAACTTTCTGCAAGGTCCTTGACCGCGCCGCCGATTTCCTTCATCGCTTCAAGGTTCTCGCGGCGGTGGGTGGTGACCACAACCAGACGCTTGTCGGATTCAGCCACTGCTTGCAGAGCAGGATCCTCAAACGCGGTATCCCAGCTGGCTGCCTCCAGAAGAGCGTCAATAACGGTGTTACCAGTGACCGCAATGTCCTTGGAGCGCACGTTCTCGCGGCGCAGGTTTTCCATCGAGCCTGCCGTCGGAGCAAGGTGTAGCTCAGCTACTTGACCAATCAGCTTACGGTTAGCTTCCTCCGGGAACGGAGAGTGAATGTCGCCGGTGCGCAAACCCGCTTCGAGGTGGACGATTTTTACGCCGCGATGGAAACCAGCAAGTGCTGCAGTCATTGCAGTCGAGGTATCTCCCTGGGAAATAATGACATCAGGCTGCTCCGCATCAATGATCTCATCGAGCCCCATGAGCGCACGGGAGACAATCTCATTGAGGCCCTGACCGGGCTTCATGAGGTGAAGGTCCAGCTTTGGTTCAATACCGAACATGGTGTTGACCTGCTCCAGCATTTCCTTGTGCTGGCCAGTGGAGACGGCTACGGATTCAAAACGCTCGTCCTTCTCCAGTGCCTTGATGACCGGTGCTACCTTGATGGCCTCAGGGCGGGTTCCGTACACGGTCATAATCTTTGGCTTAGACATTGACTTCCTTCGTTTTTACCGGGAGAGAATCTCCATGAGAGTCTACAGCGCTTATGCTTCGTGCACATGGCTCGGTCTCGAGAAGGTGAGCGCTAGTCCTCGCTCACGGTGACTTCGCGCGGCTCTTCAAGCCCGGTGGCACGGGGCTCAGCTGCCGCTACACTGGCGGTGAGCAGCGCTGACATCGCCACGGCTGCCGATGCTGCATACGTATGCTTAGAAGTCTTCACAGGTATTAAGTTAACTGAAGCGAATGCCTTATGGGAAGAGTTCACGTCATATCTATTCCCTATATCTATTCCTCGCTACTGGTGGCTCCGCTGCCCCACCGCCACCTGCCCAAGACTGCTAAGGCAGGTAGGCTGTTCATGAGAATTGCACGTTTCCCGTACGTTGTACGCAAACGCTGGCTCTTGCGCCGGCTTGAAGTTAAGGGGATGACTAGTTTCCAATGATCCAATTTGTTGTGGGTGCTGCCGCCGGATACGTCTTTGGAACCAAGGCTGGGCGCAAGCGCTATCACCAAATTAAAGGTGCCTACGAGAAGGCCGTCAACTCCCCCGCCACCAAGGCCGCAGTGCGTTCCGCACGCAAGGCTGTGGCCAACCGATTGGACCCGGAACCGCGCATGCGTGAGCTTAAGGATTACAACAAGGGGCGCCGCGGCAAGCGTGGCACCAGAGGTGCCACGGATGACATGCCGGCGGATCGGATTTACGAGCCGGACGAAGATTAACGCGCCGGTTAGCGCACGCCGCGAAAAGCGCGGTCGTTGAGCTCGCGGCGGGCTTGCTCGAGGGCGACGAGGTCTGCAAAGAGTGAGTTGTAGGACTCTTCATCGTCGGAAGGGCGCATGCGGCCTAGTTGGGCCTTGAGTTGGGCTACTTGGTCGCCCACGCGGGCTTCCTGGAGGCGGGAGAGCACGGAATCAGCGTAGGCCTCAAGATCGGTGTCGGGGTTGCCGGTCTCCCCTAGCTTGATGGGTTCCACGGCGAGCTCAGAGACGAAGTTGCGGGCCATGAGGTCCGGCATCTCACCCGCCACGGCGGCTAGCCATTCCACGCCGGGTTGTTCGGCACCTGCGGTGACACCACCGAGGGTGGAGATGGCGCGGCGGATGGTGCGGTAGGCCTCGTTCGAGTAGGCATCCTCCGTAATCCCGTCGAAGTAACTGCCGGCGATCTGCGGGTACTGCAGGGCCAGCTTGAGGGCCTCACGCTGCGGCCACAGGTGTGGCTCGCGGGGGCCGGGGATGTGCATGACGGGGGCATTGGACTGCGCGGGTGCAGAGGAGGTCTGCTCCAGGGAGGCAAAGCGCGGGCGCTGCTCCTTCTTCGGTTTGCGGGCCTCTTGGCGTACTTGGTGGAGTACTTCCTCCGGGTCTGGCCAGCCCACCCAGCCGGCAAGGCGGCGGGCGTACTCGCGCTGCAGAGGCTCATCGCGAATCTGCGCCACCACGGGCACTGCACGGCGCAGGGCTTGGAGGCGGCCTTCGGCCGAGTCGATGCTGAAGTCTGAGATGACAGAACGAATGACGAACTCAAACATGGGGATGCGGTCCGCCACTAAATCACGCACGGCGGCGTCACCGCGCTCAAGGCGCAGATCGCAGGGATCCATGCCGTCCGGGGCAACGGACACGAAGGACTGGCCGGTGAACTTTTGCTCGCCCTCGAAGGCGCGCATGGCGGCCTTCTGGCCGGCCTCGTCACCGTCGAAAGTGTAGATGAGCTCGCCGTGGAAGTAGGAATCATCCAACATCAGGCGACGCAGCACCTGCAGGTGGTCCGCGCCGAAGGCGGTGCCACAGGAGGCCACGGCGGTCTTCACGCCCGCGGCGTACATGGCCATGACGTCCGTATAGCCCTCCACCACCACGGCCTGGTGCTGCTCCGCGATATTGCGCTTGGCCAAATCCAGGCCGAAGAGCACCTTGGACTTGTGATAGAGCATGGTTTCGGGCGTGTTCATGTACTTGCCCAGCTTGTCATCGTCGAAAAGCTTGCGCGCGCCAAAGCCGATGACGTTGCCGGATAGGTCCTTGATGGGCCACAACAGGCGCCTGTGGAAGCGGTCGATGGGACCACGCTTGCCCATCTTGGAAATGCCCGCGGCGTCGAGCTCCTCAAAGGAAAAGCCCATGCGCAGCAGGTGCTTGGTGGCGGTATCCCAGCCCTCCGGGGCATAGCCGCACTCAAACTCGTAGATGATTTCCTTGGAAAAACCGCGGTCCAGGAGGAATTCGCGTCCGGCGGCGGCCTGCGGTGTTTCTAGCTGCTGGCGGTAGAACTCGTGCGCGGCCTTGTTCGCGGCGATAAGGCGGCGGCGGGTGCCGGGCTTTTCATCGCGCGCACCGGTGGAGCCGCCTTGGTAGTTGATGTGGTAGCCAATCTTCTGGGCTACGGCCTCAACAGCCTCCGGGAAGGAGACCTGCTCCATCTCCATGAGGAAGCTGAAGACATCCCCGCCCTTGCCGGTGGAGAAGCAGTGATAATAGCCGCGCTGCGGGCGCACGTGGAAAGACGGGGTCTTCTCATCCTTGAAAGGGCTCAAGCCCTTCAAAGAGTCATAACCAGCGGGTTTGAGCTGAACGTACTCGCCCACGATTTCATCAATAGGCGCGCGTTCACGGATAGCTTGGATGTCGCTGTCCGGAATTCTGCCTCGTGCCATGCGTACAGACTACCCCGCCTATAGGACACACAGGTACCCACGGCTGGGTGGGGCCAGGCCGCCTAGTCCCACATCCGCAAAGACCCCGCGGTGGGGATTGAAAAATGGCCTGGTCTGGATTTCTGTTTCAGGCCTTATAGCTGCAATGATGGGGCCATGTCCCAATCCTCCCCCTCCAAAAGATCGCTGCCGGCCATCATCGGTGGTGCGGTTCTAGTCCTCGTCGCGGGCTACTTCGGCATTGACCTTGGTAGCTCCAGCGATGGTGCGGACCAGAAGGCAGCGCCGTCTTCTGCTGCTGGTGCGTCCGGCGGCAACGATGGGGCTAAGGGGGACGCCGCAAAGCAGGGCGAGTCAGGCCTGCCCACCTGCGCCATGGATTCCCTGCCGGAGGAAGCCCACGAGACCGCCGAGGACATCCTGGCCGGCGGGCCCTATGACTATCCGGATAATGACAACGTTCGTTTCGGAAACTATGAGGGCGTACTGCCGCAGCAGGCGAAGAACTACTACCGCGAATACACCGTGGAAACGCCGGGGATTGGGCACCGCGGGGCCAAGCGCATTGTTACCGGTGGCGGCAGTGAGACCGACCCGGATGTCTGGTACTACACCGATGACCACTACGAAAGCTTCTGCAGTATCCCGGACGCGGAGGACTAAGGCATGCAACGCATTCTCATTACTGAACCCATCCGCACGCGCGAGGACTTCTATGGCGCGCTCGGCCGACTGCGCAGCTGCACCTCCGGCGCCCCGCGCAACCTTGATGCCCTGGCGGACTTCCTCCGCGAGCAGCATATCGTGGCGATTATCGCTGCGGACTTCGACATGGTTGAAGAAGACCTGGCCCCTATCAGCATGGTGCTGGAGGACCAGGGTGTCGCGCTAGTGCGCTAATGAGGTGAAGGCCCGGTGGGTGGTGGCCCGCCCGGGCCTTAGGCCTTAGAGGCCGAGGGCGCGCTTGATGGTGTCGCGGACCTCAGGTGCAAGGTAGTTCAGCAGGCCGGCGATGACGGCGGTGGCGCCTGCGGCACCGAAGAGGGCGCCGAGGATGGCGGGGAGGACGCTGCCCGTACCTCGGCTCGAGTTGTCGCTCGAGCTGCTGGAGCTGTTGCCGCTGTCGCTGCTGCTGTCACCGTTGTCGGTGTTGTCGCCTTGGTTGCCGGCGGTGACTTCCACGACGCGGGAGGCCAAGGCCTGGTTGCCGGCGGAGTCCGCGACGGCGTAGGTGACGGAGTACACGCCCGGCTTGGCGGTGTCGATGTTGCCCACGACCTTCACTTTGTCGGTGAGGTCACCGTCCTTATCGTCCTTGGCGGTCACGCCCTCAAGCAGGTTGGCTTCAGCGCCCTTGGTGATGGTGAGCTTGTTGCTGGGGACGGTGAGCTCAGGGGCTTTGTTATCCGGCTCCAGCTGCTGCTCCTGGGCGGTGAAGACGCCGAACTGGCGCACGATGCCAGGCTTGGTGCCCTCCTTGGAAGAAGCATCGGCGGAGGTGGCGTACCAGCCATAGGCTTCGCCAGCCTTGACGTCCTTGTAGGTCACGCTGGCGGGCCAGCCGGACTTGGCGGTGTCTTTGCCAATCTCCTTGCCGGTATCGGTCAGGGCGAGCATGGAGTTCGTCGCAAAGCTAGTCTTGCGGGTCTGGAACTGGATCGGAACGCGGAACTCATCCTCGTGGCCGTTGTAGCGCTGGCGGTCGTCGTACTCGGTGGCATTGTGGTCGTCGAGAAGCGGCGAATACGTATCCACGATCATCTCCGAATTCTTCAGATCGAATTGCAGGAGGCGCAGGTAGCTGGAGCCAAAGCGCAGGCCGGTATCGCCGTCGTACTCGCCGATCTCTGTCAGGCCCAGCTCATCGGAGCCGACCTCGTAGAACTGGTAGTCCGCGAGAAGCTCCACCACGTGGTTGTTGGTGTGGCCAACGTCCTTGCGGGTGACAATGGATACGCCGTGCTCGTGGCCGGCCAGAACCAGGGCAACGTTGGGGTTCTTCTGGATGACGTTCTCGTAGACCATCACGCCATCGTGGGAGAAGTCCGAGCCGCGGCCATCCGGGCTCGCGGAAGGCTTGAGGTAGGCGTGGGTCAGCAGGATGGCGTTGCGGTCGGAGTACTGCTTGAGCACCTTATCGGCCCAGGCTGCTTCCTCCTCAGTGACGTCATAGCCCAGATGCAGGGCGATGAAGTCCATGCCGTTGGTGGAGAACAAGTCATAGTGATTGTCGTTATCGCCCTCAGCATAGGGGTGGTAGGAGGCATCCTGCTCAGCCCACTTGCCCTTGCCCTGCTGAGCCTCGTAGCGCTCCGGACCGAAGTACTCGTTGTAGAGGTTGTCGGCGCCGACATCCGCGCCGCTTTGGTTGTCGTGGTTGCCGGGCAGCACGCCGTTGACCACGCCGGCGTCCTCCAGAATCTTCTGGGCATTGGAGGCTACCTCGAATTCCTTCTTGGCATTGGGGCGGTCATTGTCCTTGCCAATCCAGTTTTCGATGATGTCGCCGGTGTGCGCGGAGTAGGCGATCTTGCGCTCGTCGGCGTTATCGGCAATCCACTGGGTGGCAGCGGTGTAGCTTTCTTCCCACTTCTTGCGCTCCTCGGCGGTGGCCTTTTCTACCGCGCCTTCGGAGAGGTACTGGGTATCGGTGTGGTGGGCGATGGAGAAGTCATAGTCGCTGGTATCGGCGAATTGCTCGTTGACGGGCTCGTTGAGGTCATCGGCAAAGACGTCATAGCCCACCAGCATGGTGTGGATGCTTCCGCCATCGACGAAGTCCTGGTTGACTTCCGCGCTGAGGCTTACTTCGGCGTCGGCTGCGCCGCGGGTTTCCGCTAGTTTCTCCCAGGTGTTGCTCT
Protein-coding regions in this window:
- a CDS encoding glycosyltransferase family 4 protein — encoded protein: MRGLRWINYLSVFVSFSVKKALIEPKRFFLLVSQRFMGYQVIGTVKAWTEAVEGRNREEDTPSRRERLDFFLYVGDYDRALAEFKKMPLIKRCINFPKKILAKIKENQFYGAIYKGREATGLGGSTNILYYVNNSLPYTQSGYTIRTAALTKTVREKVDSISTVTRLGYPLIIGKIPSPAKEPSGLNTLIPRVMPFREDRRYRLAKKLLMRVCAERGIDLIQTTSDFKNASLVSDVAHDLGIPWIYEIRGEPHNTWLSKFPVKIATEAEKSFHYRHSEQKEIEAAVKASAVIVLSELTKNKLVRAGISEDKIVTIPNAIDSGMQIDRKDALNIRTQMGLRGKKVVGTVSSLVSYEGLDTLIRALPNLDERIEVVFVGDGEDRGRLAALAASLELENRVHFVGKQPSSEIQSWYSIFDVFVVPRIDSRVTRYVTPIKPLNALAVGVPLVCSDLPALRAVTGGYAKFVPPQSPTDLAEAITEVIESPEKILAEKEWLDSMTWEANGRKLARLYRSLLN
- a CDS encoding glycosyltransferase family 4 protein: MKVLVLSQFWHPENGVPQRRWTWLSGLFAQKGVEVVVIAPPPHYRRNVSFKEALKSFRIASAPESGVAGEKIYRSPFIPSGESLIARALSQAFIAKGALLAAAIRWAGIRKVDAVVGTVPALPTAVVSFLIARVAGVPYVIDLRDAWPDLMREYGSWNRALETQPTHHKRLKPKLLQALSYVVQQGLNALLARADAIIVTSDDLGKQLSAEVKRSHCQKIVTLRNVFPASLSMLAARNPLVDRPLRVLYAGTLGRAQNLKNVIDAVRTAEQRGVPIELAFVGGGAAVDALREYADMKDVDATFYHVRSASEVVSFYDWADTALVHLTDWEPLNRAVPSKTYELMSAGVHITGVVAGETAKIIRELNAGDVVPPERPLELAELFAELYACPDRLLVSDEGRLWVNREREVVVQKRMDELIDWIGKVN
- a CDS encoding DUF1707 SHOCT-like domain-containing protein; protein product: MEPRDIKCTNSQRTTVSQVLADAMSVGQLSVAEFEERSSACADATTRGELIDLVSDLLEDPGRVLFGSQEAASKSSYAMNTVDGELATTVDRALAQVEPSVSGAQSLSLGIFGGTTVRSTPIAARHTTMGIFGGTDVDLRGAALREHVTTIQAIGVFGGVDVWIPEGFRVRVSGIGLFGGHDIKVDRGAIDPADLPASAPEVVVNCFSLFGGVDVHVVKR
- the wecB gene encoding non-hydrolyzing UDP-N-acetylglucosamine 2-epimerase, whose product is MSKPKIMTVYGTRPEAIKVAPVIKALEKDERFESVAVSTGQHKEMLEQVNTMFGIEPKLDLHLMKPGQGLNEIVSRALMGLDEIIDAEQPDVIISQGDTSTAMTAALAGFHRGVKIVHLEAGLRTGDIHSPFPEEANRKLIGQVAELHLAPTAGSMENLRRENVRSKDIAVTGNTVIDALLEAASWDTAFEDPALQAVAESDKRLVVVTTHRRENLEAMKEIGGAVKDLAESYSDINFVLPLHLNPKVRDAVLPEVESLPNVLITDPLPYDQFTKLLDRATIILTDSGGVQEEAPALGKPVLVMRQNTERPEAVVAGTVKLVGTNRSLIVAEAKLLLDDDAAYTSMANAVNPYGDGKAAERAVAAIAELLGVGERLPDFDPGIEL
- the dnaG gene encoding DNA primase yields the protein MARGRIPDSDIQAIRERAPIDEIVGEYVQLKPAGYDSLKGLSPFKDEKTPSFHVRPQRGYYHCFSTGKGGDVFSFLMEMEQVSFPEAVEAVAQKIGYHINYQGGSTGARDEKPGTRRRLIAANKAAHEFYRQQLETPQAAAGREFLLDRGFSKEIIYEFECGYAPEGWDTATKHLLRMGFSFEELDAAGISKMGKRGPIDRFHRRLLWPIKDLSGNVIGFGARKLFDDDKLGKYMNTPETMLYHKSKVLFGLDLAKRNIAEQHQAVVVEGYTDVMAMYAAGVKTAVASCGTAFGADHLQVLRRLMLDDSYFHGELIYTFDGDEAGQKAAMRAFEGEQKFTGQSFVSVAPDGMDPCDLRLERGDAAVRDLVADRIPMFEFVIRSVISDFSIDSAEGRLQALRRAVPVVAQIRDEPLQREYARRLAGWVGWPDPEEVLHQVRQEARKPKKEQRPRFASLEQTSSAPAQSNAPVMHIPGPREPHLWPQREALKLALQYPQIAGSYFDGITEDAYSNEAYRTIRRAISTLGGVTAGAEQPGVEWLAAVAGEMPDLMARNFVSELAVEPIKLGETGNPDTDLEAYADSVLSRLQEARVGDQVAQLKAQLGRMRPSDDEESYNSLFADLVALEQARRELNDRAFRGVR
- a CDS encoding ribonuclease domain-containing protein, with translation MSQSSPSKRSLPAIIGGAVLVLVAGYFGIDLGSSSDGADQKAAPSSAAGASGGNDGAKGDAAKQGESGLPTCAMDSLPEEAHETAEDILAGGPYDYPDNDNVRFGNYEGVLPQQAKNYYREYTVETPGIGHRGAKRIVTGGGSETDPDVWYYTDDHYESFCSIPDAED
- a CDS encoding barstar family protein, with product MQRILITEPIRTREDFYGALGRLRSCTSGAPRNLDALADFLREQHIVAIIAADFDMVEEDLAPISMVLEDQGVALVR
- a CDS encoding LamG-like jellyroll fold domain-containing protein; the encoded protein is MSQKKSQKKLHKAALIASISLVGSSLVTPAIASAQDLPQADILDLSLENGTISNSASDAEPLNIGAPTVEQDSVLERPVAHFDGRKDAVGFDIGDKFDQIKDGFTVECVFRYDGEFDGNEKSLCANKEAGGWAMVIYGDQLTFTVNGSDGYKKAQQQVEPGQWYHAVGVYDGNKSELYVNGAKVAENTEINGEVTKPKSNSTAVMIGADSGRDNAAQFYSDAVVSEARIFSDPLGEEEISALYEDSNLSTDKKAEITGSTPSAGQHLTGPVTFDVQFNDDALISRELTYTLDGEEIEPGQEIGAGLKEGNHSIQAEGRDVFGNPISQAIDFTSGNLPGAAGTDSEPSGEGVTISARADNPSGGEVETTFTEADVAVAEKGFQGTFTDIPESLDFEYEDGEDFDKALNPDNEDAQETSSTEDMPFQRFDLKVKDAEKKAHDIAWSGTVDPKRSVRLMAWNTKSNTWEKLAETRGAADAEVSLSAEVNQDFVDGGSIHTMLVGYDVFADDLNEPVNEQFADTSDYDFSIAHHTDTQYLSEGAVEKATAEERKKWEESYTAATQWIADNADERKIAYSAHTGDIIENWIGKDNDRPNAKKEFEVASNAQKILEDAGVVNGVLPGNHDNQSGADVGADNLYNEYFGPERYEAQQGKGKWAEQDASYHPYAEGDNDNHYDLFSTNGMDFIALHLGYDVTEEEAAWADKVLKQYSDRNAILLTHAYLKPSASPDGRGSDFSHDGVMVYENVIQKNPNVALVLAGHEHGVSIVTRKDVGHTNNHVVELLADYQFYEVGSDELGLTEIGEYDGDTGLRFGSSYLRLLQFDLKNSEMIVDTYSPLLDDHNATEYDDRQRYNGHEDEFRVPIQFQTRKTSFATNSMLALTDTGKEIGKDTAKSGWPASVTYKDVKAGEAYGWYATSADASSKEGTKPGIVRQFGVFTAQEQQLEPDNKAPELTVPSNKLTITKGAEANLLEGVTAKDDKDGDLTDKVKVVGNIDTAKPGVYSVTYAVADSAGNQALASRVVEVTAGNQGDNTDNGDSSSDSGNSSSSSSDNSSRGTGSVLPAILGALFGAAGATAVIAGLLNYLAPEVRDTIKRALGL